The following are encoded in a window of Trichocoleus sp. FACHB-46 genomic DNA:
- a CDS encoding alpha-amylase family glycosyl hydrolase, with the protein MQADLLNRKQTHFLLWRPGNIDPIPALYIGTYASLKAGQFEQFREIPLQRSPQFPDLWEVRAQDCNLVDGQVYGYWFKIRDTNPYNASRPVLCCTDPTAYTVDRRFAAPSPKEPDGAASGDPVSIVLYQAGQLIPCDPEGQVVDWTGDRPLSDLPPNNRLVIYELPTRWTRIDSSGDITVGKGAFRDVESLLEPAEAAPDFPDVPALQPGRAHLLELGVNALELLPPADSDDNLNWGYGTANYFAADFDLGSPDHQGAPTASTDLASLVKTCHRHGLRFFYDAVMAFSRNNPYANINFLDFYIQFGGGDPEQTNRDGFGGDLFKYNYTVEGYHPITGERSRLVPAREYMKAHIAHWMDYYRVDGLRLDSVNNVTNYDFLQEFKDYARSLWQQRGGTGDRFLVVGEELSVPLELVNQNRLDGLWNEKFKQIIRQVILGRNWYGDPSFEGSVRKLLDCRLLGFSDGAQAVNYLTSHDIGGLGNERFYNWLANNGVADTEPRIKLAFACLLTAVGIPMILAGDEFADQQDLDLNYPGQGDTNKQVDPVNYSRASEDWRQRIFGYVARLVRLRTTSDAIASNDIQFIHSDFSDDKRVMVWQRGYGRNLVVVVANFSDYGTPNPTEPNAEYFIPNWPQISKGDRWQEVTQGRWVAGDRIGREPIYPWSAHVYALSQSTLRNR; encoded by the coding sequence ATGCAGGCAGATCTGCTGAATCGCAAACAAACTCACTTTCTGCTGTGGCGTCCTGGCAACATTGACCCAATTCCAGCGCTCTACATTGGCACTTATGCCAGCCTCAAAGCAGGCCAGTTTGAACAATTTCGGGAAATTCCACTTCAGCGATCGCCCCAGTTTCCTGATTTGTGGGAAGTGAGAGCGCAAGATTGCAACCTCGTTGATGGGCAAGTCTACGGCTATTGGTTCAAAATCCGTGACACCAATCCCTACAACGCCAGTCGCCCCGTACTCTGCTGCACAGATCCCACAGCCTACACCGTTGATCGTCGCTTTGCCGCCCCTAGCCCTAAAGAACCAGACGGTGCAGCCAGCGGTGATCCGGTCAGTATCGTGCTTTATCAAGCTGGACAATTAATTCCTTGCGATCCAGAAGGACAGGTGGTGGATTGGACAGGCGATCGCCCGCTGTCAGACTTGCCTCCCAACAATCGCTTAGTGATTTACGAGTTGCCTACCCGTTGGACTCGGATAGATAGTAGTGGGGACATCACTGTGGGTAAGGGAGCTTTTCGGGATGTGGAATCTCTCTTAGAACCTGCGGAAGCTGCTCCAGACTTTCCAGACGTGCCAGCCTTGCAACCAGGGCGAGCCCACTTGCTGGAGTTGGGCGTGAATGCCCTGGAACTGCTGCCGCCTGCCGACAGTGACGACAATCTGAATTGGGGTTATGGTACCGCTAACTATTTCGCCGCTGACTTTGACTTGGGCAGTCCTGATCATCAAGGTGCTCCCACTGCTTCAACCGATTTAGCGAGCTTAGTCAAAACCTGTCATCGCCACGGACTGCGCTTCTTCTACGACGCGGTGATGGCGTTTTCTCGCAACAATCCCTACGCAAACATCAATTTCCTCGACTTTTACATCCAGTTTGGGGGCGGCGATCCAGAGCAAACCAATCGAGATGGTTTTGGTGGCGATTTGTTCAAGTACAACTACACCGTCGAGGGCTATCACCCAATCACCGGAGAGCGATCGCGCTTGGTGCCCGCCCGTGAGTACATGAAAGCCCACATTGCTCACTGGATGGACTATTACCGCGTCGATGGGTTGCGCCTCGACAGCGTCAACAACGTCACCAATTACGACTTTTTGCAAGAGTTTAAGGACTATGCGCGATCGCTTTGGCAACAACGGGGCGGGACAGGCGATCGCTTTTTAGTAGTGGGTGAGGAACTCAGCGTTCCCTTAGAACTTGTCAATCAAAACCGTCTGGACGGCTTGTGGAATGAGAAGTTCAAGCAAATCATTCGCCAGGTAATTTTAGGCCGCAATTGGTATGGTGATCCGAGTTTTGAGGGCAGTGTTCGCAAACTGCTTGACTGCCGTTTATTAGGCTTCTCGGATGGTGCCCAAGCGGTCAACTATTTAACCTCCCACGACATCGGCGGCTTAGGCAATGAGCGTTTCTACAACTGGCTGGCTAACAACGGCGTCGCCGACACAGAACCGCGCATCAAGTTGGCCTTTGCCTGCTTACTAACTGCGGTGGGCATTCCCATGATTTTGGCTGGCGATGAATTTGCCGATCAGCAAGATCTAGACCTCAACTATCCAGGTCAGGGAGATACCAACAAACAAGTTGACCCAGTGAACTACAGCCGTGCCAGCGAAGATTGGCGACAGCGAATTTTTGGCTATGTGGCTCGATTGGTGCGCTTGCGAACGACTTCTGACGCGATCGCCTCCAACGACATTCAGTTTATCCACAGCGATTTTAGCGACGATAAGCGGGTAATGGTTTGGCAACGAGGCTATGGCCGCAATCTAGTTGTAGTAGTAGCCAACTTCTCCGACTACGGCACCCCCAACCCCACCGAACCGAATGCTGAGTATTTTATTCCCAACTGGCCACAAATCTCTAAGGGCGATCGCTGGCAAGAGGTCACGCAAGGACGATGGGTGGCAGGCGATCGCATTGGCCGAGAACCCATTTATCCCTGGTCAGCACACGTCTATGCTTTGAGCCAAAGCACTTTAAGAAATCGCTAA
- a CDS encoding septal ring lytic transglycosylase RlpA family protein, whose amino-acid sequence MSRPSKSTTAWLQPAVTSNLYSTYSPKLALLSVAPQPKRQSALISSSTSSWFNPVENSLFHPKLRTAPASIAAIKLEPQLWATRSLAITTTASKNFMDHYPGQVLRLFKDLFTWQGQENSLNAVKAVVIVRANRAITLEGSSLARRQQKWSAFRHTAFIQNFSSQSPHRTVFQVWVKGYLIAELPTRDQAEWVGAQFKQTLENPHFDASKLQPGMAQGNPAGKVGDRTLFVVDPAIAAHLKRTRELLAVEWVNNLRIALATPPLTLAEAQTKMYGLVETDQKIQGLASWYGPYFHGRLTATGETFNQNELTAAHPSLPFDTYLKVTNLNSGHSVVVRINDRGPYVDNRILDLSREAARQINSEDAGVIPFQAVIMQPNAPQSIAANSQLRAGL is encoded by the coding sequence GTGAGTAGACCTTCCAAATCCACTACAGCTTGGCTCCAACCCGCAGTCACCTCCAATCTTTACAGCACCTATTCGCCTAAGTTAGCGTTGCTAAGCGTGGCACCGCAGCCCAAGCGCCAGAGTGCTTTGATCTCTTCTTCAACCTCTAGTTGGTTCAATCCGGTCGAAAATTCACTTTTTCACCCCAAATTAAGAACTGCCCCTGCTAGTATTGCGGCGATTAAATTAGAACCTCAACTTTGGGCTACTCGTTCTCTAGCGATTACAACGACCGCTAGCAAGAACTTCATGGACCACTATCCGGGTCAAGTCCTGCGGCTATTTAAGGATTTGTTTACTTGGCAAGGTCAGGAAAATAGCCTGAATGCCGTTAAAGCAGTGGTTATAGTCCGAGCTAACCGAGCTATCACGCTAGAGGGTAGTAGCCTCGCTAGAAGACAGCAGAAGTGGTCTGCTTTCCGACACACGGCTTTTATCCAAAATTTCTCGTCTCAGTCTCCTCATCGCACAGTGTTTCAAGTGTGGGTGAAAGGCTATCTCATTGCTGAGCTGCCGACTCGTGACCAAGCCGAATGGGTAGGAGCACAATTTAAACAAACCTTAGAGAATCCTCACTTTGATGCCTCTAAATTGCAGCCTGGCATGGCCCAAGGGAACCCTGCTGGCAAAGTCGGCGATCGCACTCTGTTTGTGGTTGATCCAGCGATCGCCGCTCACTTGAAGCGCACGCGCGAATTGTTAGCAGTTGAGTGGGTGAACAACTTACGCATTGCTTTGGCAACTCCACCCTTAACCTTGGCGGAAGCCCAAACCAAAATGTACGGTCTGGTGGAAACTGACCAAAAGATTCAGGGGCTGGCTTCTTGGTACGGCCCCTATTTTCATGGTCGGCTGACGGCGACGGGTGAAACATTTAACCAAAATGAGTTAACTGCGGCCCATCCCTCACTTCCCTTTGACACCTATCTCAAAGTGACAAACCTCAACAGTGGCCATTCGGTAGTGGTGCGAATTAACGATCGCGGTCCTTATGTAGACAACCGCATTTTAGACTTATCGCGCGAAGCCGCTCGCCAAATCAACAGCGAAGACGCAGGAGTCATTCCCTTCCAAGCAGTAATTATGCAACCCAATGCTCCTCAAAGCATTGCTGCAAATTCACAACTTAGAGCTGGCCTATAG
- a CDS encoding M28 family peptidase: protein MELKFRLHQHLTQVARDRDPYLATAGHFFVQQYIRQQLEQWGEVEVQEFQVRGMNLKNLILDLPAISTARRSLRPPILIGAHYDAVVGSPGADDNATGVAVLLELARAFHQAPARYPVRLVAFDFEETSYNLAGSTYYATSLQQAPLRLMLALEMLGYCDRTPNSQQYPPVLKYFFPNQGNFIGLIGNLKTIPDLIHLSRHLRRAGVPCRWLPAGKKGVILPDTRRSDHAAFWDRGDRALMVTDTAHLRNPHYHKPSDRIETLDLDFLTGVCRGLEMGIRSL from the coding sequence GTGGAGTTAAAATTTCGATTACATCAGCATTTAACTCAAGTTGCTCGTGATCGCGATCCTTACTTAGCCACGGCTGGACACTTTTTTGTTCAACAATACATCCGCCAACAGTTAGAACAATGGGGCGAAGTGGAGGTCCAAGAGTTTCAGGTTCGGGGAATGAACTTGAAGAACTTGATTTTGGATTTGCCAGCGATCAGCACAGCAAGGCGCAGCCTCAGACCGCCGATTTTGATTGGGGCTCACTACGATGCTGTAGTCGGTTCACCGGGAGCAGACGATAACGCCACAGGGGTAGCAGTGCTGCTGGAGCTGGCGCGGGCTTTTCACCAGGCACCTGCTCGCTATCCGGTACGGTTGGTCGCATTCGACTTTGAAGAAACTAGCTACAACCTGGCGGGCAGCACTTATTATGCAACTTCCTTGCAACAAGCGCCGCTGCGCTTAATGCTGGCCCTAGAAATGCTGGGGTATTGCGATCGCACTCCTAATTCCCAACAGTATCCTCCTGTCCTCAAGTATTTCTTTCCCAACCAAGGCAACTTTATCGGCCTCATTGGCAATCTGAAAACAATTCCAGACCTAATCCACCTGAGCCGCCATTTGCGGCGGGCAGGTGTGCCTTGTCGCTGGTTACCTGCGGGGAAAAAAGGCGTGATTTTGCCAGATACGCGCCGCAGTGATCATGCTGCCTTTTGGGACCGAGGCGATCGCGCCCTCATGGTGACCGATACGGCACATCTACGGAATCCGCACTATCATAAGCCCAGCGATCGCATTGAAACTTTAGATTTAGATTTTTTAACGGGTGTCTGTCGCGGCCTAGAAATGGGCATTCGTTCTTTATAG
- a CDS encoding hydantoinase B/oxoprolinase family protein yields MSGVSDSGWQFWIDRGGTFTDIVARQPNGELVVHKLLSENLERYTDAPLQGIRELLGIAAEAPIPAEKIAAVKMGTTVATNALLERKGDRTLLLITKGFRDALRIGYQNRPNIFARQIILPEMLYEQVIEVEERYTAQGAELIPVNIEALRPGLQAACASEIRACAIAFLHGYRYPNHEKQVAELAREIGFTQISVSHEVSPLMKLVSRGDTTVVDAYLSPILRRYVDRVAAQLGDTQLMFMQSNGGLTDAKFFQGKDSILSGPAGGIVGAVQTSKLAGFEQIITFDMGGTSTDVAHYNGEYERTFETEVAGVRMRSPMMSIHTVAAGGGSILQFDGSRYRVGPESAGANPGPACYRKNGPLTVTDANVMVGKLHPQFFPKVFGPNGDLPLDAEVVRDKFAEFAIQIRQVTGDNRTPEQVAQGFLAIAVEKMANAIKKISVQRGYDVSEYTLCCFGGAGGQHACAIADALGMTQVFIHPFAGVLSAYGMGLADLRVLRERSVEAKLTDGLMLGLEKLLAEIADDAKAELMQAPLPPLSGMPARAINCGELEFSNIQVLSKAHLRYEGTDSALIVEFGSIPDMVTRFEAAHQQRYGFIAPHKPLIVEAVSVEVVGVTAIPEEAIADQWRTGALEAIATVQMFTADTWHDTPVFDRANLQPSDRISGPAIIIEATGTNVIEPGWQAQVNERSHLVLERITPLVRQQAIGTNVDPVMLEIFNNLFMAIAEQMGFTLQNTSYSVNIKERLDFSCAIFDGQGQLVANAPHIPVHLGSMSESVQSLLTAKGDQLKPGDVYAINNPYNGGTHLPDVTVITPVFAVNTPHSSSLTPLFFVASRGHHADIGGITPGSMPPNSTSVEQEGILIDNFQVVDQGQFREQEFSELLTSGPYPVRNLTQNLADLQAQIAANEKGVQELHRMVEHFGLETVQAYMRHVQDNAEETVRQVIAVLKDGRFTYEMDDGSQIQVAIAINHTARTARIDFTGSSPQQPNNFNAPLAVTKAAVLYVFRTLVEDDIPLNAGCLKPLDIHIPEGSMLNPQYPAAVVAGNVEVSQAIVDTLYGALGVLAASQGTMNNFTFGSDRYQYYETICGGSGAGPTFAGTDAVQTHMTNSRLTDPEVLEWRFPVLLEAFAIRPDSGGAGKYHGGNGVIRRIRFREAMTAAILSNRRRISPFGLQGGQPGAIARNWVERQNGAIELLDSKAEVAMNPGDVFVIETPGGGGYGSL; encoded by the coding sequence ATGTCTGGTGTATCTGATTCGGGTTGGCAATTTTGGATCGATCGCGGTGGCACCTTCACCGATATTGTGGCGCGACAGCCTAACGGTGAGTTGGTCGTTCACAAGCTGCTGTCAGAGAACCTCGAACGCTATACAGACGCGCCCCTTCAAGGCATTCGTGAATTATTGGGGATAGCAGCTGAGGCACCCATCCCAGCAGAAAAAATTGCGGCGGTGAAAATGGGGACGACTGTGGCGACCAATGCCCTACTGGAGCGGAAGGGCGATCGCACGCTACTCCTGATCACAAAGGGCTTTCGGGATGCACTGCGGATCGGTTACCAAAACCGCCCCAATATTTTCGCTCGCCAAATCATCTTGCCCGAAATGCTTTATGAGCAAGTGATTGAGGTGGAAGAACGCTACACCGCTCAAGGGGCAGAATTAATCCCGGTCAATATAGAAGCCCTTCGTCCTGGACTACAAGCAGCTTGTGCAAGTGAAATTCGAGCTTGTGCGATCGCCTTTCTCCACGGCTACCGTTATCCCAACCATGAGAAACAAGTTGCTGAGCTAGCGCGAGAGATTGGATTTACACAAATTTCGGTATCCCATGAAGTTAGCCCGTTGATGAAGTTAGTGAGTCGAGGGGACACGACGGTTGTGGATGCCTATCTCTCTCCGATTCTGCGGCGCTATGTCGATCGCGTGGCGGCTCAGTTGGGCGATACGCAACTGATGTTTATGCAATCCAACGGCGGATTGACCGACGCGAAGTTCTTTCAAGGTAAAGACAGTATCCTTTCGGGGCCAGCGGGAGGCATTGTCGGCGCAGTCCAAACCAGCAAGTTAGCAGGGTTTGAGCAAATCATCACGTTTGATATGGGCGGCACTTCCACCGATGTGGCGCACTACAACGGCGAATATGAGCGCACCTTTGAAACGGAAGTGGCGGGTGTGCGAATGCGATCGCCGATGATGTCCATCCACACAGTCGCAGCGGGCGGTGGCTCTATTCTGCAATTCGACGGATCGCGTTACCGAGTCGGGCCAGAGTCAGCAGGGGCGAATCCTGGGCCTGCTTGTTATCGCAAAAATGGCCCCTTAACGGTAACTGATGCCAATGTTATGGTCGGCAAGTTGCATCCCCAGTTCTTCCCCAAGGTCTTTGGCCCCAATGGAGATTTGCCGCTGGATGCCGAAGTGGTACGGGATAAATTTGCCGAATTCGCGATTCAGATTCGCCAAGTCACCGGAGACAACCGTACTCCAGAACAAGTGGCTCAGGGATTTCTGGCGATCGCTGTGGAGAAAATGGCGAATGCAATCAAGAAAATCTCTGTTCAACGGGGTTACGACGTTTCGGAATACACGCTCTGCTGTTTTGGTGGTGCGGGCGGACAACATGCCTGCGCGATCGCAGATGCTCTAGGAATGACACAGGTGTTCATTCATCCGTTTGCAGGTGTGCTTTCGGCTTATGGCATGGGTTTGGCTGATCTGCGTGTGTTGCGAGAGCGATCGGTTGAGGCGAAATTGACGGATGGGTTGATGCTTGGGTTGGAAAAGCTGTTGGCTGAGATTGCTGATGATGCCAAAGCTGAACTGATGCAGGCCCCCCTACCCCCCCTCTCTGGTATGCCCGCTAGGGCTATAAATTGCGGGGAACTGGAGTTTTCAAATATTCAAGTTCTCTCTAAAGCACATCTGCGTTATGAAGGGACAGATTCTGCGCTGATTGTGGAATTTGGCAGTATTCCGGATATGGTGACTCGGTTTGAAGCAGCACATCAGCAGCGGTATGGGTTTATTGCGCCCCACAAACCCTTGATTGTCGAAGCGGTTTCGGTAGAAGTGGTGGGCGTTACCGCGATTCCTGAAGAGGCGATCGCCGATCAATGGAGAACTGGAGCACTAGAGGCGATCGCAACTGTCCAAATGTTCACGGCTGATACCTGGCACGATACCCCAGTCTTTGACCGAGCTAACCTGCAACCTAGCGATCGCATCTCAGGTCCAGCCATCATCATTGAAGCGACTGGAACTAATGTGATTGAACCGGGGTGGCAAGCACAGGTGAACGAGCGCAGTCATTTAGTGCTTGAGCGTATTACACCTTTGGTGAGGCAGCAAGCGATCGGCACGAATGTTGATCCGGTGATGTTGGAGATTTTCAACAACTTGTTTATGGCGATCGCGGAGCAGATGGGGTTTACGCTACAAAACACCAGCTACTCGGTCAACATCAAGGAGCGTCTAGATTTCTCTTGTGCGATTTTTGATGGGCAGGGTCAATTGGTGGCGAATGCACCTCATATTCCGGTGCATTTAGGGTCGATGAGTGAGAGTGTGCAAAGCTTATTGACTGCAAAAGGAGATCAGCTCAAACCTGGCGATGTCTACGCCATCAACAATCCCTACAATGGCGGGACGCATTTACCGGATGTGACGGTGATAACGCCTGTGTTTGCAGTGAATACTCCTCACTCCTCATCCCTTACTCCTCTCTTCTTCGTCGCTTCTCGCGGTCACCATGCTGATATCGGAGGAATTACACCGGGGTCGATGCCGCCGAATAGTACTTCGGTGGAGCAGGAGGGGATTCTGATTGATAACTTTCAGGTAGTAGATCAGGGACAATTTCGCGAGCAGGAGTTCAGTGAGCTGTTAACTTCTGGGCCTTATCCGGTGCGGAATTTGACGCAGAATTTGGCCGATTTACAGGCGCAGATTGCGGCGAATGAGAAGGGGGTGCAAGAGCTGCATCGGATGGTCGAGCATTTTGGCTTGGAGACGGTGCAAGCTTATATGCGCCATGTGCAAGATAACGCGGAGGAGACGGTGCGGCAGGTGATTGCAGTGCTGAAGGATGGCCGCTTCACCTATGAAATGGATGATGGTAGCCAAATTCAAGTGGCGATCGCAATCAATCACACCGCCCGCACTGCTCGGATTGATTTCACGGGGAGTTCTCCACAACAGCCGAACAACTTCAATGCGCCTTTAGCCGTGACGAAAGCAGCGGTTCTCTATGTGTTTCGCACGTTGGTAGAGGATGACATTCCGTTGAATGCGGGTTGCCTCAAGCCTTTAGACATTCATATCCCTGAAGGTTCTATGTTGAATCCACAATATCCAGCGGCAGTAGTAGCGGGGAATGTGGAGGTGTCTCAGGCGATCGTGGATACGCTGTATGGGGCATTGGGGGTGCTGGCTGCGTCTCAGGGCACGATGAACAATTTCACCTTTGGCAGCGATCGCTATCAATATTACGAAACCATCTGTGGTGGTTCTGGCGCTGGCCCCACGTTTGCAGGTACCGATGCGGTGCAAACTCACATGACCAACTCTCGTCTCACAGACCCGGAAGTGTTGGAATGGCGCTTTCCGGTGTTGTTAGAAGCTTTTGCGATTCGGCCTGACAGCGGTGGTGCGGGCAAATATCACGGTGGCAATGGCGTGATTCGTCGCATCCGTTTTCGTGAAGCTATGACAGCGGCAATTCTTTCTAACCGTCGGCGCATTTCACCTTTTGGTTTGCAAGGAGGTCAACCAGGGGCGATCGCTCGAAACTGGGTAGAACGACAAAACGGGGCGATCGAGCTATTAGACAGCAAAGCCGAGGTCGCAATGAACCCCGGCGATGTGTTTGTAATTGAAACCCCCGGTGGTGGAGGTTACGGTTCACTCTAA
- a CDS encoding VanW family protein, producing MKQIWQACKASLKSGLKYGAAWRQGYPWHYARLQQPEASGRYPYLWSQSTTPIPPRPDSPEVSENRLWNLRLAARKIHGLTIQPQQIFSFWHRVPRPTRFSGFREGPVFVRGEVKLDFGGGLCLISTNLFNTFLLAGLEILERHHHSIDPYGSKRFFPLGRDATVAYGYKDLMVRNTSGIPLQLRLDVDSELGEVTSSVWGVTPCPFAVNVTAETLEQTPAPNADGMPGYRVKVTRYIGRPIQAHLEASRIWQPDYEAIAVYQPSQSSYYNTGSTSTTTGI from the coding sequence ATGAAACAAATCTGGCAAGCCTGCAAAGCTTCACTGAAATCTGGTTTGAAATATGGCGCTGCTTGGCGGCAAGGGTATCCTTGGCACTACGCTCGGCTCCAACAGCCAGAGGCGAGTGGGCGCTATCCTTACCTTTGGAGCCAATCTACAACTCCAATTCCCCCACGTCCTGACTCTCCAGAAGTGAGCGAGAACCGACTCTGGAATCTGCGATTGGCTGCTCGAAAAATTCATGGCTTGACCATACAACCCCAGCAAATCTTCAGCTTTTGGCATCGTGTCCCGCGTCCTACTCGCTTTAGTGGCTTTCGGGAAGGACCAGTTTTTGTGAGAGGTGAAGTCAAGCTAGATTTTGGCGGTGGACTCTGCCTAATTTCTACGAACTTGTTCAATACTTTTCTACTGGCTGGACTTGAGATTTTAGAACGGCATCACCACAGCATTGATCCTTACGGTAGCAAGCGTTTCTTTCCCTTAGGGCGAGATGCCACAGTTGCCTACGGTTACAAGGATTTGATGGTGAGAAATACGAGCGGTATCCCTTTGCAACTAAGGCTAGACGTTGATTCAGAGCTAGGAGAAGTAACTTCGAGTGTTTGGGGAGTCACACCTTGTCCGTTTGCGGTGAATGTAACTGCTGAGACCCTAGAGCAAACGCCTGCTCCTAACGCCGATGGGATGCCTGGTTATCGCGTCAAAGTGACTCGCTATATTGGCAGACCCATCCAAGCTCATCTAGAAGCATCAAGAATTTGGCAGCCTGACTACGAAGCGATCGCCGTTTACCAACCCAGCCAGAGTTCCTACTACAACACCGGTTCCACTTCAACCACAACTGGTATTTGA
- a CDS encoding Crp/Fnr family transcriptional regulator, which produces MLHSFASEAGSQPDLRQLLEELYEGRSLYPYSSGQSIRMAPQEIWIVCRGVVQLSTLYPNGDEALLGLAGPSMPFGLPLTLTHPYQATALSNVDLMRLTVADVEQSSTLTKGILRHVNRRLRQTEAILALVGHRRVKDRLCHLLLLLKQEIGLPTAEGTRLGVRLTHQHLANAIGTTRVTVTRLLGQLKEEGWLNVDRNHHIVIPSQTTL; this is translated from the coding sequence ATGCTCCATTCTTTTGCCTCTGAGGCAGGCTCTCAGCCCGATTTACGTCAGTTGCTGGAGGAGCTTTACGAAGGCCGCAGTTTATATCCATATAGCAGTGGTCAGTCCATCCGCATGGCCCCGCAGGAAATTTGGATTGTCTGTCGCGGGGTGGTGCAGCTCAGTACCCTCTACCCCAACGGCGATGAAGCTTTGCTGGGTTTAGCGGGACCTTCCATGCCTTTTGGGTTGCCATTGACGCTGACCCATCCTTATCAAGCCACCGCTTTATCTAATGTTGATTTAATGCGGTTAACCGTGGCTGATGTGGAGCAATCTTCCACTCTGACGAAGGGAATTCTGCGCCACGTCAACCGCCGCTTACGGCAGACGGAAGCAATTTTAGCTTTGGTGGGGCATCGCCGAGTTAAAGATCGGCTGTGCCATTTGTTGTTGTTGCTGAAGCAAGAAATTGGGTTGCCTACGGCCGAAGGCACTCGCCTAGGCGTTCGGTTGACTCACCAACACTTAGCCAACGCGATCGGCACGACGCGGGTTACCGTGACTCGCTTGCTGGGTCAGCTAAAAGAAGAAGGATGGCTGAATGTAGATCGGAACCACCATATTGTGATTCCGTCCCAGACCACCCTATAA
- a CDS encoding class I SAM-dependent methyltransferase, translating into MTHSQQPPQTVAPTGAREAMPSYAAGIQAEPGEVTDHTSLILALLLAERAPEAQTVWLSVLSQQSASQQQNSTLELIQFLATTAEQYEQDASWKNAWLTRSYIAQFLPNDINNSLILIRLAIELKIFEQEGRRFLASATHSLAFAQGFEQVNLNLLEGVLQKLAAIHPFHELFDICFLNDNIRQNPQFNTVRNQVAIAHNNLGLVFHQQGSLDQAFGAFRRCLEIQASISPVHLSKIFLNLGVTSAQKQQFQSAETYLKQAVELDANNADAARRLVDARYKLHTAAKSYTFTSDWFSFNIPTWQVYLQQFVGQPNLTVLEIGSWEGRSTCWLLEDVLTHPSSTITCVDTFEGSFEHQSYDPDYIKSLEDRFDFNIQQSGASERVKKIVGSSHRVLKSLPPNTYDFIYIDGSHLACDVLIDAVLSWPLVKVQGLLVFDDYDFRFPNQPNQNTQIGIDAFVSSFSPKIEIIHKGHQLILRKLAE; encoded by the coding sequence ATGACCCATAGCCAGCAGCCTCCACAAACTGTCGCCCCAACAGGCGCTCGTGAGGCAATGCCAAGTTATGCAGCAGGAATTCAAGCAGAACCTGGAGAAGTGACTGACCACACCTCTTTGATTCTGGCTTTACTCCTGGCAGAGCGAGCACCGGAAGCACAGACTGTTTGGCTGTCAGTGCTCTCGCAACAAAGTGCTAGTCAGCAACAAAACAGCACGCTTGAATTGATTCAATTTCTAGCAACCACAGCGGAGCAATATGAACAGGATGCCAGTTGGAAAAATGCTTGGTTAACTCGTTCTTACATTGCCCAATTCCTTCCTAACGACATTAATAATTCGCTAATCCTGATTCGACTTGCTATAGAGTTAAAAATATTTGAGCAGGAGGGGAGACGGTTCTTAGCATCGGCAACTCATTCGCTGGCATTTGCCCAAGGCTTTGAACAAGTAAATCTCAACCTTTTAGAAGGAGTGCTACAAAAACTAGCCGCAATTCATCCTTTTCATGAATTATTTGATATTTGCTTTCTAAACGACAATATTCGCCAGAACCCCCAATTTAATACCGTAAGAAATCAAGTGGCGATCGCCCATAACAACCTGGGTTTAGTGTTTCATCAGCAAGGATCTTTAGACCAAGCGTTTGGGGCATTCCGTAGATGTTTAGAAATCCAGGCAAGTATTAGTCCTGTCCATCTTTCCAAGATATTTCTCAATTTAGGAGTTACCTCTGCTCAAAAGCAGCAGTTTCAATCAGCGGAAACCTACCTGAAACAGGCTGTAGAGCTAGATGCCAATAATGCTGATGCTGCAAGAAGATTAGTCGATGCCAGGTATAAACTCCACACCGCAGCCAAAAGCTACACATTTACGTCAGATTGGTTTAGCTTCAATATTCCAACGTGGCAAGTATATTTGCAGCAGTTCGTAGGTCAACCCAATTTAACTGTTCTAGAAATTGGTAGCTGGGAAGGCCGCTCCACTTGCTGGCTATTAGAAGATGTCTTAACGCATCCCTCTTCAACTATTACTTGTGTAGATACTTTTGAAGGTAGCTTCGAGCATCAATCTTACGACCCTGACTACATCAAATCTCTCGAAGACCGATTTGATTTTAATATTCAACAATCTGGTGCTTCAGAAAGGGTCAAAAAGATAGTGGGTTCGTCTCATCGAGTTCTCAAAAGTTTGCCGCCTAATACCTATGACTTCATCTATATTGATGGCTCACATCTTGCTTGTGATGTACTGATTGATGCGGTGTTGAGCTGGCCCTTGGTCAAAGTCCAAGGACTACTGGTATTTGATGACTATGACTTTAGGTTCCCTAACCAGCCCAACCAAAATACCCAGATCGGCATTGACGCATTTGTTAGCAGCTTCTCACCCAAAATTGAAATCATTCACAAGGGTCATCAATTAATTCTGAGAAAACTAGCTGAATAG